The Apium graveolens cultivar Ventura chromosome 11, ASM990537v1, whole genome shotgun sequence genome has a window encoding:
- the LOC141695121 gene encoding cyanidin 3-O-galactoside 2''-O-xylosyltransferase FGGT1-like gives MCDKKFNIVMYPWFAMGHLTSFLHLSNKFAERGHRISFFVPSKTLQKLEQFNLHQDLITFIPVTVPHVEGLPPGAETTADIAYPMQPYLMTAMDLTQPVIEAFLKEHKPQFVFFDFTHWLPSVARPLGIRTIHYCTISSAATGYLIRETGTFKNVQFTEADLMEPPPGFPRSSMIKLCADEARQLSSAGVKEYGKNISFSERVFTSLTECDAIAFKTCREMEGPYCDYIENHFKRPILLAGPVVPEKPTSKLDEKWEKWLDACKPNSVIFCSFGSECILRRDQFEELLLGFELTELPFLAALRPPVGVESIEAALPEGFNERTKKRGVVYGGWMQQQLLLAHPSVGCFVTHCGYGSLSEGLVNKCQLVLLPSVGDQFINARVMGRDLKVGVEVEKGEDGAFTKHSICNAIQSVMDVDSEIGKEVRENHCKFRELLLKRDFENSYIDGFVQKMQGLLL, from the coding sequence ATGTGTGACAAAAAATTTAACATTGTCATGTACCCCTGGTTTGCCATGGGCCATCTtacttcttttcttcatctttcaAATAAATTTGCAGAGAGAGGTCATAGAATCTCCTTCTTTGTACCTTCCAAAACACTGCAAAAGTTGGAGCAATTCAATCTGCACCAAGATCTGATCACATTCATACCAGTCACTGTCCCGCATGTCGAAGGACTTCCTCCTGGTGCTGAAACAACTGCTGATATTGCCTATCCAATGCAGCCTTATCTCATGACTGCCATGGATTTGACACAGCCAGTCATTGAAGCTTTTCTTAAGGAACACAAGCCTCAGTTTGTGTTCTTTGATTTTACGCATTGGTTGCCATCCGTGGCGCGCCCTTTAGGCATTAGGACTATTCATTATTGCACCATAAGCTCTGCAGCTACTGGATACTTGATAAGAGAAACAGGTACTTTTAAGAATGTACAGTTTACAGAAGCTGATTTGATGGAACCTCCTCCAGGATTTCCTCGTTCATCGATGATAAAGCTCTGTGCAGATGAAGCTAGGCAATTGAGTAGTGCAGGTGTAAAAGAATATGGGAAGAATATATCGTTCTCAGAACGTGTTTTTACCTCATTAACTGAATGTGATGCCATTGCTTTCAAGACTTGTCGAGAAATGGAAGGTCCATATTGTGACTATATAGAGAATCATTTTAAGAGGCCTATTCTACTTGCAGGACCAGTTGTGCCAGAGAAACCAACTTCAAAACTAGACGAAAAATGGGAGAAGTGGCTCGACGCATGCAAGCCTAATTCAGTGATTTTCTGCTCATTTGGAAGTGAGTGTATCCTAAGAAGAGATCAGTTTGAAGAGTTACTATTAGGATTTGAGCTTACGGAGCTTCCCTTTTTGGCTGCTCTGAGGCCACCAGTTGGCGTAGAGAGCATAGAAGCAGCATTGCCTGAAGGATTTAACGAGCGAACTAAAAAAAGAGGTGTGGTTTATGGAGGATGGATGCAGCAGCAACTGCTACTGGCACATCCTTCAGTGGGGTGCTTTGTCACTCACTGTGGATACGGGTCCTTGTCCGAGGGTTTAGTAAATAAATGCCAGTTAGTGCTACTACCAAGTGTTGGTGATCAATTTATCAATGCAAGGGTGATGGGGAGAGATTTGAAAGTAGGAGTGGAGGTTGAGAAAGGAGAGGATGGTGCTTTTACGAAACACAGCATCTGCAACGCTATACAGTCTGTGATGGATGTTGACAGTGAGATTGGGAAGGAGGTAAGAGAGAATCACTGCAAGTTTAGAGAGCTGCTCTTGAAAAGAGATTTCGAGAATTCTTATATTGATGGTTTTGTTCAGAAGATGCAAGGCCTTCTACTGTGA
- the LOC141695122 gene encoding uncharacterized protein LOC141695122: METRSDNELEGMPVNREVALECPVEKASQPITTQNSIKASFGLKKSMIWSVLQYLAPQMKRIHDSKVKHIQVEELVKEMCSAIIKKGNHTDVWDGFGKAIVAAVEYGVHELIEECIQQYPGIVWYEVKGFYLFSLAVKHRQEKVYNLIYQMSGQKSYAVADKRDGENSLHYAGKLAPPHRLNTVTGAALQMQRELQWFNEVEKLAKHSHKEALNKEKNTPNMVFTLEHKELLKEAREWMKSTSSSATVVAALFVTMTFAAIFTAPGGNNDAGNPLFLHNAVFILFVTSDAVALFSSSSSVLVFLSILSSRFAEEDFLYALPKRLTIGLISLFISIAATMVAFSAALSLVIRDAVHSITAPVILLATIPVTLFLLLQYPLLVELLRSTYGRGIFYKQNNLLLH, from the exons ATGGAAACACGATCTGATAATGAATTGGAAGGGATGCCTGTTAATCGCGAAGTAGCACTGGAATGTCCTGTAGAAAAAGCATCACAGCCGATCACAACCCAAAACTCTATTAAAG CAAGCTTTGGTCTAAAGAAATCCATGATTTGGAGCGTACTTCAGTACTTAG CACCACAAATGAAGCGGATTCATGACAGCAAGGTAAAGCACATACAGGTAGAAGAACTAGTAAAAGAAATGTGCTCAGCTATTATAAAGAAGGGCAACCATACTGATGTTTGGGATGGATTCGGAAAGGCAATAGTAGCAGCAGTAGAATATGGTGTTCATGAACTTATAGAAGAGTGCATCCAACAGTATCCAGGCATCGTCTGGTATGAAGTCAAAGGATTCTACTTGTTCTCATTGGCGGTCAAGCACCGCCAGGAAAAAGTGTACAACCTTATATATCAAATGTCAGGGCAAAAGTCATATGCAGTGGCAGATAAACGCGATGGAGAGAATTCACTGCATTACGCTGGAAAGCTAGCGCCTCCCCATCGCCTCAACACAGTCACTGGTGCAGCTTTGCAAATGCAACGCGAGCTTCAGTGGTTCAAT GAAGTTGAAAAGCTCGCGAAACATTCACACAAAGAAGCCTTAAACAAAGAAAAGAATACACCAAATATGGTATTTACTCTTGAACACAAGGAACTCCTCAAAGAAGCTCGAGAATGGATGAAGAGTACGTCATCATCAGCCACGGTTGTAGCAGCTCTTTTTGTTACCATGACATTTGCAGCTATATTTACAGCACCTGGAGGAAACAACGATGCTGGAAATCCACTCTTCTTACACAATGCAGTCTTCATTCTCTTTGTCACATCAGACGCAGTTGCATTATTCTCTTCATCAAGCTCTGTACTGGTGTTTTTGTCTATACTCAGTTCGCGTTTTGCTGAAGAGGATTTTTTATATGCTTTACCAAAGAGATTGACAATCGGACTAATCTCGTTATTCATATCAATAGCGGCCACAATGGTTGCCTTCAGTGCGGCACTTTCACTGGTGATACGTGATGCAGTACATTCGATCACTGCTCCTGTTATTTTACTAGCTACCATTCCGGTGACATTGTTTTTATTGTTGCAGTATCCTCTACTTGTGGAGCTACTTCGCTCCACATATGGAAGGGGCATTTTCTACAAGCAAAACAATTTGTTGCTTCATTAA